The following coding sequences lie in one Populus nigra chromosome 15, ddPopNigr1.1, whole genome shotgun sequence genomic window:
- the LOC133674166 gene encoding putative F-box protein PP2-B2 isoform X1: protein MEMRSGRVVRGVPLNIDLPEGCVANVLSLTTPQDVCRLSAVSPIFKSAAESDDVWQRFLPNDLESILSTALDGSLLLSSASSKKEVYFSLCDNPIIVDHGRKSFSLEKNSGKICYVLSARDLVITWCDTPMYWTWNSNSDSRFAEVAELINVCFV from the exons ATGGAAATGAGGAGTGGTAGGGTAGTAAGAGGCGTTCCGTTGAATATTGATCTACCAGAGGGGTGCGTGGCAAACGTACTCTCGTTAACAACTCCTCAGGACGTATGCCGGCTCTCTGCTGTCTCTCCCATTTTCAAGTCGGCCGCCGAATCTGACGATGTTTGGCAGAGATTCCTGCCTAACGATCTCGAATCCATCCTGTCTACTGCCCTTGATGGTTCTCTCCTGCTGTCGTCTGCTTCTTCCAAAAAAGAAGTCTACTTCAGTCTCTGTGACAATCCCATCATTGTTGACCATGGGAGAAAG AGCTTTTCATTGGAGAAAAATAGTGGGAAGATATGTTACGTGCTTTCTGCAAGGGATCTCGTGATTACATGGTGTGATACTCCTATGTACTGGACATGGAATTCTAATTCTGACTctag ATTTGCAGAAGTGGCTGAGCTTATTAATGTGTGTTTTGTTTGA
- the LOC133674558 gene encoding putative F-box protein PP2-B12 isoform X2, translated as MAIMSSREEDMSLDVLPEACIANVLSFTCPRDACRLSMLCSLFKAAEESDVVWERFLPRDYQSIISKSDASSMLLASASSKKHLYLMLCEKPLIIEGGKKSISLEKKSGKKCYMLSARDLIIVWGDTPTYWKWNSDPSSRFGEVAELISVCWLEIRGKINATMLSPATLYTAYLVFRPTRGLYGLDYQPVEVGVGLVGSECGKRNVYLDSERGRRQQYHFVSRRLGLFNRCRIVGIPASEPARENNGQYPKKRGDGWLEIELGEFFCKEGEDRELEMSVQEVKGGDWKGGLIVEGIEIRPKEGK; from the exons ATGGCAATAATGAGCTCGAGAGAAGAAGATATGTCGTTGGACGTGCTGCCAGAAGCATGCATAGCCAACGTTCTGTCCTTTACTTGTCCGAGGGATGCTTGTAGACTGTCTATGCTGTGTTCCTTGTTTAAGGCGGCAGAAGAATCTGATGTTGTCTGGGAAAGGTTTCTGCCCCGTGATTATCAATCTATCATCTCCAAATCTGATGCTTCTTCTATGCTGCTGGCTTCTGCTTCGTCTAAGAAACATCTCTATCTCATGCTTTGTGAGAAGCCCTTGATTATCGAGGGTGGCAAAAAG AGCATTTCATTGGAAAAAAAGAGTGGGAAGAAATGCTACATGCTTTCTGCAAGAGATCTGATAATTGTATGGGGTGATACTCCTACTTACTGGAAATGGAACTCTGATCCTTCCTCCAG ATTTGGAGAAGTGGCAGAGCTGATTAGTGTATGTTGGCTTGAAATCCGTGGAAAAATCAATGCTACTATGCTGTCTCCAGCAACGTTATACACAGCCTACCTTGTGTTCAGGCCAACAAGAGGACTTTATGGATTAGATTACCAGCCAGTGGAGGTGGGGGTGGGACTTGTTGGTAGTGAATGTGGTAAGAGAAATGTGTATTTGGATTCAGAGAGAGGGCGGCGGCAGCAATACCATTTTGTCAGTAGGCGCCTCGGCTTGTTCAACCGTTGCCGGATTGTGGGGATACCAGCATCTGAACCTGCCAGAGAAAATAATGGACAATATCCAAAGAAAAGGGGAGATGGATGGCTGGAGATTGAGTTGGGGGAGTTCTTTTGCAAGGAAGGGGAAGATAGAGAACTGGAAATGAGTGTTCAAGAGGTTAAGGGTGGTGATTGGAAAGGTGGGCTGATTGTTGAGGGGATTGAGATTAGGCCAAAAGAgggtaaataa
- the LOC133674253 gene encoding uncharacterized protein LOC133674253 codes for MGHRHVHHQATDSLVNLFTKANNDLTLVQLKLEREFQQIYPDNANPVKLVNRIKKVQGDLTVLKDQCQELLAAKQDLIDKARTVLVGNRNLIQRMEVSIGVDGTGDAEDPAFVNFNQIIDEWTTQVRARTGDEKHDSDAEDINKLLFSAIVQNN; via the exons ATGGGCCACCGCCACGTCCACCACCAAGCAACCGACAGTTTAGTAAACCTCTTCACGAAGGCAAACAACGATCTTACTCTTGTCCAACTCAAGCTCGAGAGAGAATTTCAACAGATCTACCCTgacaat GCAAATCCAGTGAAGCTGGTTAATAGAATAAAGAAAGTACAAGGAGATTTGACAGTCTTGAAGGATCAGTGTCAAGAGCTTCTTGCAGCTAAACAG GATTTGATTGATAAGGCGCGGACGGTTCTTGTGGGGAATAGGAATTTGATACAGAGGATGGAAGTGTCGATAGGGGTTGATGGTACTGGTGATGCTGAGGATCCTGCATTTGTGAACTTCAATCAG aTTATTGATGAGTGGACGACTCAGGTCAGAGCAAGAACAG GGGATGAGAAGCACGATTCTGACGCTGAGGATATCAACAAGTTGCTTTTCTCAGCCATAgttcaaaacaattaa
- the LOC133674557 gene encoding protein TIC 55, chloroplastic-like yields the protein MALSLHLSLSHKNFSNPFASFSPTTKLPTTIHINSHLLKSIHSKPYYIKKCHAVADAPTAIPPSLDAEDDAHGVLIGPSSEEERRGDGAVVDYNWTEEWYPLYLTKDVPDDAPLGLNVFDKQLVLYKDGQGELRCHEDRCPHRLAKLSEGQLIDGRLECLYHGWQFEGEGKCVKIPQLPANAKIPQSACVKTYEVKESQGVVWVWMSLKTPPNFKKVPWFENFARPGFQDTSTIHELPYDHSILLENLMDPAHIPISHDRTDWTAKREDAQALRFEVTERTHRGFAGRWGKEKDQKLLSFLRFQAPCVLSNDIEFADEKGVTQYFTGLFLCRPTGQGKSMIIVRFGATKRPQMAKVIPKWYFHQNACKIFEQDMGFLSSQNEVLMKEKVPTKELYINLKSSDTWVAEYRKWMDKVGHGMPYYFGHNTIYLPEVPAVVEHAPAGLVAGVSASSPAKGGIGTMHAPNVNNRYFRHVIHCKGCTSVVKNFQAWKNALSAISVALTALAILASGRQWKTFLLVSASLCLAGVYACSTAIAMNTTNFIRTHRRL from the exons ATGGCATTATCACTGCACCTATCTCTCTCCCACAAAAATTTCTCGAACCCCTTTGCTTCCTTCTCCCCCACCACTAAACTACCGACAACAATACACATAAACAGCCACCTGCTCAAATCAATACACTCAAAGCCTTACTACATAAAGAAGTGTCATGCAGTTGCAGATGCCCCAACGGCCATTCCTCCTTCACTTGATGCAGAAGATGATGCTCATGGGGTTCTTATCGGTCCCTCTAGTGAGGAGGAAAGGAGAGGGGATGGAGCGGTGGTAGACTATAATTGGACTGAAGAGTGGTACCCGCTTTACCTCACCAAGGATGTGCCAGATGATGCACCTCTAGGTCTTAATGTCTTTGATAAGCAGTTAGTGTTGTATAAAGATGGCCAAGGTGAGCTGCGATGTCACGAAGATCGGTGCCCTCACAG GTTGGCGAAACTATCAGAAGGTCAGTTGATCGACGGAAGACTTGAATGTCTATACCACGGTTGGCAGTTTGAAGGGGAGGGAAAATGTGTAAAAATACCTCAG CTTCCTGCAAATGCTAAAATTCCTCAGTCAGCTTGTGTTAAGACATATGAGGTGAAGGAATCACAAGGAGTTGTTTGGGTATGGATGTCACTAAAGACACCACCAAACTTTAAGAAGGTTCCCTGGTTTGAGAACTTTGCCAGGCCAGGATTTCAAGATACCTCAACCATTCATGAGCTTCCATATGATCACTCCATACTGCTTGAAAACCTCATGGATCCGGCACACATTCCAATCTCACATGATAGGACAGACTGGACTGCCAAAAGGGAGGATGCCCAGGCACTGCGATTTGAGGTGACTGAACGCACCCATCGAGGTTTTGCAGGGAGGTGGGGTAAGGAAAAGGATCAAAAACTGCTAAGCTTCTTACGGTTTCAAGCTCCGTGTGTTCTATCCAACGACATAGAATTTGCAGATGAGAAGGGGGTGACACAGTACTTCACTGGCCTTTTTCTTTGCAGACCAACCGGACAAGGAAAATCCATGATCATTGTCAGGTTTGGAGCAACAAAAAGACCTCAAATGGCAAAGGTGATCCCTAAATGGTACTTCCATCAAAATGCGTGCAAAATCTTTGAGCAAGACATGGGATTTCTGTCATCACAGAATGAAgttttaatgaaagaaaaggttCCAACAAAGGAATTGTACATTAATTTGAAGTCATCAGATACATGGGTAGCTGAATACAGGAAATGGATGGACAAAGTTGGACATGGGATGCCTTATTATTTTGGCCACAACACCATTTATTTGCCAGAAGTACCTGCTGTTGTAGAACATGCACCAGCTGGTCTTGTTGCTGGAGTTTCAGCTTCTTCACCAGCAAAAGGTGGGATTGGAACAATGCACGCACCCAATGTGAACAACCGATATTTCAGACACGTAATTCATTGCAAGGGATGCACTAGTGTAGTAAAAAATTTCCAAGCTTGGAAAAATGCCCTCTCTGCAATTTCTGTTGCATTGACTGCATTGGCCATTCTAGCATCTGGAAGGCAATGGAAGACCTTTCTCTTAGTATCAGCAAGTCTGTGCTTAGCTGGAGTTTATGCATGCTCAACTGCAATTGCAATGAACACAACAAACTTCATAAGAACACACAGGAGATTGTAA
- the LOC133673842 gene encoding peroxidase 46, whose product METNPIPFSSRPHLCSFLVLGLLHAVVVASPASASLFFNFYGASCPTAELIISNTVRSASSSDPTIPGKLLRLVFHDCFVEGCDASVLLQGNGTERSDPGNGSLGGFQVIDSAKRMLEIFCPGTVSCADVVALAARDAVAITGGPQLQIPTGRRDGRVSAAANVRPNIIDTTFTMNETISIFTAKGLSIEDLVVLSGAHTIGSAHCSAFSDRFQEYSKGKLTLIDTSLDRNYANELMQRCPVDASASITVVNDPETSSSFDNQYYRNLVAHKGLFQSDSVLLDDKRTRNLVQDFANDQEKFFQSWSQSFLKLTSIGVKTGEEGEIRQSCSMTSG is encoded by the exons ATGGAGACAAACCctattcctttttcttcaagaCCTCATTTGTGTAGTTTTCTGGTTCTTGGTCTCTTACATGCTGTTGTTGTTGCTTCCCCTGCTTCTGCCAGtctctttttcaacttttatGGAGCTTCGTGCCCAACTGCTGAACTTATCATTTCAAACACAGTTAGATCAGCTTCCTCTTCAGACCCTACCATCCCAGGGAAGCTACTTCGTTTGGTTTTCCATGACTGCTTTGTGGAG GGCTGCGATGCATCTGTGCTGCTGCAAGGAAATGGGACGGAGCGAAGTGATCCAGGGAACGGGTCTCTAGGAGGGTTTCAAGTTATTGATTCAGCTAAAAGAATGCTTGAAATCTTCTGTCCAGGAACTGTTTCTTGTGCTGATGTTGTTGCTTTGGCTGCTAGAGATGCTGTTGCAATT ACTGGTGGACCTCAGCTTCAGATTCCAACTGGTAGGAGAGATGGGAGGGTATCGGCAGCCGCAAATGTGAGACCTAATATTATAGACACGACTTTTACAATGAATGAGACGATTAGCATCTTCACTGCTAAAGGATTATCTATTGAAGACCTTGTTGTGCTATCAG GAGCTCACACTATAGGATCAGCTCATTGCAGCGCATTCAGTGATCGGTTCCAAGAGTACTCCAAGGGGAAGCTCACACTCATCGACACATCTCTAGACAGGAATTATGCAAATGAACTAATGCAAAGATGTCCAGTGGATGCAAGCGCTTCAATAACAGTTGTTAATGATCCTGAAACATCCTCATCATTTGACAATCAGTACTACCGAAACCTAGTGGCCCACAAGGGCCTTTTCCAATCAGATTCAGTTCTTTTAGATGACAAAAGAACAAGGAATCTAGTACAGGATTTTGCAAATGATCAAGAGAAGTTTTTCCAGAGTTGGAGCCAGTCATTTTTGAAGCTAACAAGCATTGGAGTAAAAACAGGTGAGGAAGGGGAAATTCGCCAATCTTGTTCAATGACCAGTGGATGA
- the LOC133674166 gene encoding putative F-box protein PP2-B2 isoform X2 encodes MEMRSGRVVRGVPLNIDLPEGCVANVLSLTTPQDVCRLSAVSPIFKSAAESDDVWQRFLPNDLESILSTALDGSLLLSSASSKKEVYFSLCDNPIIVDHGRKSFSLEKNSGKICYVLSARDLVIT; translated from the exons ATGGAAATGAGGAGTGGTAGGGTAGTAAGAGGCGTTCCGTTGAATATTGATCTACCAGAGGGGTGCGTGGCAAACGTACTCTCGTTAACAACTCCTCAGGACGTATGCCGGCTCTCTGCTGTCTCTCCCATTTTCAAGTCGGCCGCCGAATCTGACGATGTTTGGCAGAGATTCCTGCCTAACGATCTCGAATCCATCCTGTCTACTGCCCTTGATGGTTCTCTCCTGCTGTCGTCTGCTTCTTCCAAAAAAGAAGTCTACTTCAGTCTCTGTGACAATCCCATCATTGTTGACCATGGGAGAAAG AGCTTTTCATTGGAGAAAAATAGTGGGAAGATATGTTACGTGCTTTCTGCAAGGGATCTCGTGATTACATG A
- the LOC133674558 gene encoding putative F-box protein PP2-B12 isoform X1 has translation MAIMSSREEDMSLDVLPEACIANVLSFTCPRDACRLSMLCSLFKAAEESDVVWERFLPRDYQSIISKSDASSMLLASASSKKHLYLMLCEKPLIIEGGKKSISLEKKSGKKCYMLSARDLIIVWGDTPTYWKWNSDPSSRFGEVAELISVCWLEIRGKINATMLSPATLYTAYLVFRPTRGLYGLDYQPVEVGVGLVGSECGKRNVYLDSERGRRQQYHFVSRRLGLFNRCRIVGIPASEPARENNGQYPKKRGDGWLEIELGEFFCKEGEDRELEMSVQEVKGGDWKGGLIVEGIEIRPKEDT, from the exons ATGGCAATAATGAGCTCGAGAGAAGAAGATATGTCGTTGGACGTGCTGCCAGAAGCATGCATAGCCAACGTTCTGTCCTTTACTTGTCCGAGGGATGCTTGTAGACTGTCTATGCTGTGTTCCTTGTTTAAGGCGGCAGAAGAATCTGATGTTGTCTGGGAAAGGTTTCTGCCCCGTGATTATCAATCTATCATCTCCAAATCTGATGCTTCTTCTATGCTGCTGGCTTCTGCTTCGTCTAAGAAACATCTCTATCTCATGCTTTGTGAGAAGCCCTTGATTATCGAGGGTGGCAAAAAG AGCATTTCATTGGAAAAAAAGAGTGGGAAGAAATGCTACATGCTTTCTGCAAGAGATCTGATAATTGTATGGGGTGATACTCCTACTTACTGGAAATGGAACTCTGATCCTTCCTCCAG ATTTGGAGAAGTGGCAGAGCTGATTAGTGTATGTTGGCTTGAAATCCGTGGAAAAATCAATGCTACTATGCTGTCTCCAGCAACGTTATACACAGCCTACCTTGTGTTCAGGCCAACAAGAGGACTTTATGGATTAGATTACCAGCCAGTGGAGGTGGGGGTGGGACTTGTTGGTAGTGAATGTGGTAAGAGAAATGTGTATTTGGATTCAGAGAGAGGGCGGCGGCAGCAATACCATTTTGTCAGTAGGCGCCTCGGCTTGTTCAACCGTTGCCGGATTGTGGGGATACCAGCATCTGAACCTGCCAGAGAAAATAATGGACAATATCCAAAGAAAAGGGGAGATGGATGGCTGGAGATTGAGTTGGGGGAGTTCTTTTGCAAGGAAGGGGAAGATAGAGAACTGGAAATGAGTGTTCAAGAGGTTAAGGGTGGTGATTGGAAAGGTGGGCTGATTGTTGAGGGGATTGAGATTAGGCCAAAAGAgg ACACTTGA
- the LOC133674934 gene encoding zinc finger CCCH domain-containing protein 22 — translation MADEEEERALENQLELQFLEQKDSLAALNDALASDPSNPELLSVQEELLQVIKDVEEGLLHLKRARLLREADSVLHASYHTVEDVKAEPLDPVHVEPEPLEDQCYSVGSKCRFRHVDGRWYNGQIIELVCSDTAKIAFLTPISENMLICKFFLQERCRFGTSCRLSHGVDVSLSSLKNYVPTMWDQSLVGSSIWALSDSNVGIWRKAELESWDNEHRVGQVVFHDGGSSAKLGSEAMTISEYALMSDEEETDSSSEGSDSSDYDEESAEGLGFLESTNLQRGIQTGTAIFATWENHTRGIASKMMANMGYREGMGLGASGQGMLDPIPVKVLPPKQSLDHALESQKEGIKDNHGKKRSRGGKRKREKKFAAAARAAKAEEETRPDVFTLINNHLAGNNEALNSESAKKQKSKGSEEKKVNRRDLLAYDDEIKELRIRVEKLEEMANRNKKEKVVYESAMRKLNETRIALTKAEASKASASNAITGREKEKKWLKF, via the exons ATGGCAGACGAGGAAGAAGAGAGAGCTCTAGAGAACCAACTGGAACTACAGTTTCTAGAGCAGAAAGATTCATTAGCTGCCTTGAATGATGCTCTTGCCTCTGACCCATCAAATCCTGAGCTTCTCTCT GTTCAAGAGGAGCTTCTTCAGGTCATTAAAGATGTAGAGGAGGGACTCCTGCATCTAAAACGTGCACGGTTATTACGAGAGGCAGATTCAGTATTACATGCTTCCTACCATACTGTAGAGGATGTCAAGGCTGAGCCTCTTGATCCAGTTCATGTTGAACCAGAACCACTAGAGGACCAGTGTTACTCTGTAGGATCAAAATGCAGATTCCGTCATGTTGATGGACGCTGGTACAATGGTCAAATTATTGAGTTGGTTTGTTCTGATACTGCGAAGATCGCTTTCCTCACTCCTATATCAGAAAATATGCTG ATATGCAAGTTTTTTCTGCAAGAACGATGTCGATTTGGCACTAGCTGCCGCTTGTCACATG GGGTTGATGTGTCATTATCCTCCCTGAAGAATTATGTGCCAACAATGTGGGATCAGTCATTGGTGGGATCCAGTATCTGGGCACTTTCAGATAGTAATGTTGGCATATGGAGGAAAGCTGAACTTGAATCTTGGGATAATGAACACAGAGTAGGGCAGGTTGTTTTCCATGATGGTGGAAGCTCTGCAAAGCTTGGGAGTGAAGCTATGACGATATCTGAGTATGCTTTGATGAGTGATGAAGAGGAAACTGATTCAAGCTCAGAAGGATCTGATTCTAGCGATTATGACGAAGAGAGTGCAGAAGGTTTAGGGTTTCTTGAGAGCACAAACTTACAAAGAGGTATCCAAACAGGAACTGCCATATTTGCGACGTGGGAAAATCATACGCGGGGCATAGCTTCCAAGATGATGGCAAATATGGGTTATCGTGAAGGGATGGGATTAGGTGCATCGGGTCAGGGCATGCTGGACCCTATCCCTGTGAAGGTCCTCCCACCAAAGCAATCACTTGATCATGCTCTGGAGTCTCAAAAAGAGGGGATCAAAGATAATCATGGGAAGAAGAGAAGCAGGGGTGGGAAAAGAAAACGTGAGAAGAAGTTTGCGGCAGCAGCTAGGGCAGCAAAAGCTGAAGAGGAAACGAGACCAGATGTTTTTACTCTTATCAATAATCATCTTGCTGGGAACAATGAAGCTCTGAACAGCGAGTCAGCTAAGAAGCAGAAAAGTAAAGGCTCAGAGGAGAAGAAAGTCAATAGGCGAGATCTGCTTGCTTATGATGATGAGATTAAGGAGTTGAGGATACGTGTGGAGAAGCTTGAAGAGATggcaaacagaaacaaaaaagagaaggtgGTTTATGAGTCTGCTATGAGAAAATTAAACGAGACTCGCATAGCTTTGACCAAAGCTGAGGCTTCTAAAGCATCTGCATCTAATGCTATTACCggtagagaaaaagagaagaaatggcTTAAGTTTTGA
- the LOC133674647 gene encoding uncharacterized protein LOC133674647 encodes MASENEEAGELSLNLLPEGCIANVLSFTSPLAACRLSIVSQLFRSAAETDALWERFLPRDHQSILSESDSPLLVSSKKQLYLSLCGNPVLIEDGKKLSPATLYPAHLVFKLSVEALGNQPIQVTMGLSGGEKHTRTFRWHAERQSRWRYRSPRRPIIGSSAAESNGNYPKERGDGWSEIEMGEILTKEGEEEELETWVDCRWD; translated from the exons ATGGCTAGTGAAAATGAAGAAGCAGGGGAATTGTCGTTGAACTTGCTTCCAGAAGGATGCATAGCGAATGTGCTGTCCTTTACGAGTCCTCTGGCGGCATGCAGGCTGTCTATTGTCTCTCAATTGTTCAGGTCGGCCGCAGAAACTGATGCCCTTTGGGAGAGATTCCTGCCCCGTGATCATCAATCTATCCTCTCCGAATCTGATAGTCCTCTGCTGGTTTCTTCCAAGAAACAACTCTATCTCAGCCTCTGTGGCAATCCTGTCCTCATTGAGGATGGTAAAAAG CTATCACCAGCAACATTGTACCCAGCACACCTTGTCTTCAAGCTCTCCGTAGAAGCGCTTGGTAACCAGCCAATTCAGGTAACAATGGGGCTCAGTGGTGGTGAAAAGCATACACGAACTTTTCGTTGGCATGCAGAAAGACAGTCGCGGTGGCGATACCGAAGTCCAAGAAGGCCTATAATTGGTTCATCTGCTGCCGAAAGTAATGGGAATTATCCAAAGGAAAGAGGAGATGGATGGTCGGAGATTGAAATGGGTGAAATTCTTACCAaggaaggggaagaagaagagctGGAAACGTGGGTTGATTGTCGATGGGATTGA